From Candidatus Binataceae bacterium, the proteins below share one genomic window:
- a CDS encoding nuclear transport factor 2 family protein: protein MDRNQLVTLSRRFLDAFNRNDLDAVMAFFADDAVYDEFNGKRNVGRAAIRAAFEPQFAGRWGAMKFLDEDLFADAETGKVMASWRCTLLMKGEPTFWRGLDLLHFRGDKLVQKLTYAKAKSPLFGE, encoded by the coding sequence ATGGATCGCAACCAGCTTGTCACGCTCAGCCGCCGCTTCCTCGATGCCTTCAACCGCAACGACCTCGACGCCGTGATGGCGTTCTTCGCCGACGACGCCGTCTATGACGAGTTCAACGGCAAGCGCAACGTCGGCAGGGCCGCGATCCGCGCCGCCTTCGAGCCACAGTTCGCCGGGCGCTGGGGCGCGATGAAGTTCCTCGACGAGGACCTGTTCGCCGATGCCGAGACGGGCAAGGTGATGGCGAGCTGGCGCTGCACGCTGCTGATGAAGGGCGAGCCAACCTTTTGGCGCGGACTCGACCTGCTGCACTTCCGCGGCGACAAGCTGGTGCAGAAACTGACCTACGCCAAGGCCAAATCGCCGCTGTTTGGCGAGTAA